In the Streptomyces formicae genome, one interval contains:
- a CDS encoding TIGR03619 family F420-dependent LLM class oxidoreductase produces the protein MRYGVNLLNFGSGTTPESLVRQATDARDLGLEFAMISDHIAVTEDVHTVYPAPFYDQFVLAAHLAGRVPGLRLGTTITVIPYRHPLQTARMAANIDRLNDAGFILGAGVGWSAAEYEVLGVPFRERGAITDEYLAAIRAAWAEDPTSFRGEYVSYEGVRTAPAPATSPHLPVWVGGNSPAAQVRAARLGEGWHPFMPTLEALRDALPRLAREAEAAGRPVPALVPRLQIRLGQQEDTAERPLGHGSADQIRADLETLAELGATDVLLDTYPGTPDERADAEADRKVLELVMSTAP, from the coding sequence ATGCGATACGGCGTGAATCTCCTCAACTTCGGCTCGGGCACGACCCCCGAATCCCTCGTACGACAGGCCACCGACGCCCGCGACCTCGGACTCGAGTTCGCGATGATCTCCGACCACATCGCGGTGACCGAGGACGTCCACACGGTCTATCCGGCGCCGTTCTACGACCAGTTCGTGCTCGCCGCGCACCTCGCGGGGCGCGTGCCGGGGCTGCGCCTGGGCACGACCATCACCGTCATCCCCTACCGGCATCCGCTCCAGACCGCGCGCATGGCCGCCAACATCGACCGGCTGAACGACGCCGGGTTCATCCTGGGCGCCGGGGTGGGCTGGTCGGCGGCCGAGTACGAGGTGCTCGGCGTGCCCTTCCGCGAGCGCGGCGCGATCACCGACGAGTACCTGGCGGCGATCCGCGCCGCCTGGGCGGAGGATCCGACGTCCTTCCGGGGCGAGTACGTCTCGTACGAAGGCGTCCGCACCGCCCCCGCCCCCGCGACGAGCCCGCACCTGCCCGTCTGGGTGGGCGGCAACTCCCCCGCCGCGCAGGTCCGCGCCGCGCGCCTCGGCGAGGGCTGGCACCCGTTCATGCCGACCCTGGAGGCGCTGCGCGACGCGCTCCCGCGCCTCGCCAGGGAGGCGGAAGCGGCGGGCCGCCCGGTCCCCGCCCTCGTACCGCGGCTGCAGATCCGGCTCGGTCAGCAGGAGGACACGGCGGAGCGCCCGCTCGGGCACGGCAGTGCCGACCAGATCCGCGCCGACCTGGAGACCCTCGCGGAGCTGGGCGCCACCGACGTGCTCCTGGACACCTACCCCGGCACTCCCGACGAGCGGGCGGACGCGGAGGCGGACCGGAAGGTGCTCGAGCTGGTGATGTCCACGGCGCCGTGA
- a CDS encoding histidine phosphatase family protein: MGDLLLVRHGETPWALSGQHTSWTDIPLTDNGREQARRLAPLVGTYRIGAAFTSPRGRARETAELAGFADARVDEDLSEWEYGAYEGLTTVEIHRTRPDWYLFTDGVAPGPPEHPGETPDQVGERADRMLAKVDAALADNEGSVVLFAHSHFLRVLAARRLGLPTSGGSMFLLATGTVSRLSTEHGRPVVAGWNVRPH; encoded by the coding sequence ATGGGCGATCTGCTCCTCGTCCGGCACGGCGAGACGCCGTGGGCCCTCTCCGGGCAGCACACCAGTTGGACGGACATCCCGCTGACGGACAACGGCAGGGAGCAGGCGCGCAGGCTCGCGCCGCTCGTCGGCACGTACCGGATCGGCGCGGCGTTCACCAGCCCGCGCGGGCGGGCGCGGGAGACCGCCGAGCTCGCCGGGTTCGCGGACGCGCGGGTCGACGAGGATCTGAGCGAGTGGGAGTACGGCGCGTACGAGGGCCTCACGACGGTCGAGATCCATCGCACACGCCCCGACTGGTACCTCTTCACGGACGGCGTGGCGCCCGGTCCTCCCGAGCACCCCGGCGAGACGCCCGACCAGGTCGGTGAGCGCGCCGACCGGATGCTGGCCAAGGTCGACGCGGCGCTCGCCGACAACGAGGGCAGCGTGGTCCTCTTCGCGCACAGCCACTTCCTGCGCGTCCTCGCGGCCCGCCGCCTCGGTCTGCCCACCTCGGGCGGATCGATGTTCCTGCTGGCCACGGGCACGGTGAGCCGACTGAGCACCGAGCACGGCAGGCCCGTGGTGGCGGGGTGGAACGTCCGTCCCCACTAG